The Neodiprion fabricii isolate iyNeoFabr1 chromosome 4, iyNeoFabr1.1, whole genome shotgun sequence genome window below encodes:
- the LOC124180909 gene encoding uncharacterized protein LOC124180909 isoform X2 has translation MSTPRSQVIADEYISSLSDLTFNSKPLINMLTMLAEDNVEHAPAIVKVVENHLQKVRSDIKLPVLYLIDSIVKNVNGDYTSLFTQNIVNLFCGVFEKVDESTRASMWKLRQTWNEVFPAKKLFSLDVRVHNIDPAWPIISSSSLSSVSSGSIYLNPRFLSLPQPPPAIEPPATPVEDNAGAPITIGEATMREQLLKKQRELLELQKQKLELEVLQATVSLEQQQRQLNRQAESIRNETAVITVPSATATDNAMPGASAPLTLPVQTTKHVTKQFPAAAASLLKNSGSNNGPRIAPASSVAVASARLASRDPRLKPLTSPYTPESVASNIDPRLRLTAGQKDSRLDNQSLAPPPLPPPPAHNVTNTVLSEQLKQQITSKQAVTSTINKPPSNVASSNTSMINANNNSSGNNTILNNNNNNKNFSGNANKDAVSHRTNQKKDPRSSSSNSSSSSNSINGNSKVVQNQSLANTSNINNNNNTNNASNASSTSSGSNRGSGGTDSKSKDKNSSGGRQLASASSSSEKTSASSKSSHRKIGNKSRSKQPQGSPNKLPKVERENSPARSKSNEKDSEDSSLSIRTSPTQSSSQNPKSRKKTSLKSRKRSSSPSYRIPRRNDTKSSSNLSSSGGLTEEEQSGSLIVSPPHPPTFKEIGLNARQRNYVRRNRDGSLSPKMDVTSATPLPVQPCLESVVNPTTKDEDLRTALPIPTPPASVGVIEKKEDLDLRVLTVGTNKRQSSEHLESSTLKKSKAEKFDALFGNEDVDLRTLTHPSAGRPPTPPPPIISGEDGKDGWAKLKAPTPKGPREKTSSLDEKRDRDRDRDRLGRPRLYSKLPDDPKERRRTLSSDETDTRSSRRNRDPEKPERSDDSNIEIIMKQAAEQLNQGLITKIQYNNLIQDILQMSEDQKLRAALRKEKEGTSIVWEKGGLDMDRTPTFSPSSDNEGGRSNKDSQMSRGQNNSARWQGQQAWQSPNSWAHSAVPFSGPPGHFNPDYRPIGPWQGPRHYGPIRPEFNQFHGGFNQNMAPSQRMLPGMMGPLGPNGPMMPNLIPNGPIGPMGIPSSQLPPGIPISNMNGPSSIMMSNGVMPPPNMLSNPNAVPGPNVSPNMPPRSLSPVSTKYDPNENDPDFGGVLLKNQGPHSRELPPPDPKILAEVAKDTMKSIKIDGVPKEIRYYGDTGVVFMNWDDPREIGFQAGVRRILIDEKDTVTCAFNEGYKEFIYEGEVHRVKLGAPTRELWFDDCWYECYFGGPPITVFLSGKKVSVKLEGPVPQVKIGYIKRTDLVIAKINLIINARNMVPVFLDAKPQIFEIEGKPNTLEFIDSLQTVLLNGRPFKVEFGGLPKPIVIRDKKHFIRFSVLPKGVRAGYVRLFGMRGESPIESPPTPPILDNKANLDSLPMHQTYPSVEHESASQDRSDHNSTPKPDLQLDILSSVLPSAMAPSSGLSYQAEQAENTSAAPPLPPTLNMDELFQRLVATGIVPNLLSEQKKPDEEEKKEPEIIPVSFDKPETLKVKQPAIAAALYSGMQCSSCGARFAPELATRYSHHLDWHFRQNRRERDSARKAHSRPWYYDVSDWIQYEEIEDLEDRAQSWFETEKQTAETEGSTTDDAPQETVQPSVPTVGNEDTQCQVCHDAFEQFYNEEKEEWHLRPAINFEGKNYHPLCLEDHKRSLEDSITPMDESVTEPEEEKKEEPENADTEMKAEVEESAEQPAAEASSENPEIEEKEEKEEKEEKEEKEEKLNEEKPAHVPDETGSENDNLMVNKNEDKEVEELREKEIPDKIESADFADVKIKEEPIDEEEIIDDGMEEQFIFTNVEVKTEPIDPEPDVEESVVNEPAPVDTTHTAVKSSIDGNVELESAPAALPAAPSRIKINITKPLTATKETDELKDKPNNPKTPDTVAPEILRPASIKPSLQGKKLSVLPPVEKGHELSGLCSIM, from the exons ATGTCGACTCCCAGGTCTCAGGTGATAGCCGACGAGTATATCTCGTCGCTATCCGACCTAACATTCAACAGTAAACCATTGATCAACATGCTGACAATGCTGGCAGAAGATAACGTCGAACATGCACCAGCTATCGTCAAAGTCGTCGAGAACCACCTGCAAAAG GTCAGAAGCGACATCAAACTTCCCGTTCTATACCTCATCGATTCGATCGTCAAGAACGTTAACGGAGATTACACAAGCCTCTTCACCCAAAATATTGTCAACCTATTTTGTGGTGTTTTCGAGAAG GTGGACGAAAGTACACGGGCTAGTATGTGGAAGCTACGACAGACTTGGAACGAGGTTTTCCCAGCGAAGAAGCTGTTCTCCCTGGACGTCCGAGTGCACAACATCGATCCAGCATGGCCTATAATCTCATCGTCTTCCCTTTCGTCCGTATCGTCAGGATCTATATACCTAAATCCCAGATTCCTGTCACTG CCTCAACCTCCGCCGGCAATCGAGCCTCCAGCCACGCCAGTCGAAGATAATGCTGGCGCTCCGATAACGATAGGCGAGGCAACAATGCGGGAACAATTATTGAAGAAGCAAAGGGAGCTCTTGGAGTTGCAAAAGCAAAAACTTGAGCTGGAAGTACTGCAGGCTACGGTTAGCCTGGAACAGCAGCAGCGACAGCTCAACAGACAAGCTGAAAGTATTCGAAACGAAACG GCTGTGATAACAGTACCGTCTGCTACAGCAACAGATAACGCGATGCCTGGCGCATCTGCGCCACTGACTTTACCTGTTCAGACGACAAAACACGTGACTAAACAG TTTCCAGCAGCGGCTGCGTCTCTTTTGAAAAACTCTGGCTCTAACAACGGACCACGAATTGCGCCGGCGAGCAGCGTGGCCGTAGCATCGGCTAGGCTAGCTTCTAGAGATCCACGACTGAAGCCGTTGACGTCTCCCTACACTCCAGAATCAGTAGCGTCAAACATTGACCCGCGTCTACGATTAACGGCTGGCCAGAAGGATTCTCGTCTAGATAATCAATCGCTagcaccaccaccactaccACCTCCTCCAGCACATAACGTCACAAACACTGTACTTTCAGAGCAATTAAAACAGCAGATAACATCTAAACAGGCTGTGACTAGCACTATAAACAAGCCTCCGTCAAATGTTGCCAGTTCCAATACCTCGATGATAAATGCTAATAATAACAGTAGTGGTAATAATACGATCCtgaataacaacaataataataaaaatttcagtggTAACGCAAACAAAGATGCTGTATCGCATCGAACAAATCAGAAAAAAGACCCCAGATCGTCGTCtagtaatagtagtagcaGCTCAAACAGCATAAATGGTAATTCCaaggtcgttcaaaatcaGTCCTTAGCAAATACCAGcaacataaataataataacaacaccAATAATGCCAGCAATGCATCGTCGACATCATCTGGAAGTAACAGAGGAAGTGGAGGTACCGATTCGAAATCAAAAGATAAAAACTCGAGTGGTGGACGTCAGTTAGCGTCTGCCTCGTCTTCAAGTGAAAAGACCTCCGCTTCCTCGAAGTCGTCGCATAGAAAGATAGGGAACAAATCGCGGTCAAAACAACCTCAGGGCTCGCCGAATAAGCTGCCTAAAGTTGAGAGGGAAAATAGTCCCGCTAGGTCTAAGTCGAACGAGAAAGACAGCGAGGATAGCTCGCTGTCAATCCGCACATCCCCTACCCAGTCCTCATCCCAAAATCCGAAGAGCAGAAAGAAGACTTCTTTGAAATCTAGGAAACGGAGTTCAAGTCCCTCTTATAGAATACCAAGACGTAACGATACAAAGTCTAGCTCCAACTTGAGTAGCTCGGGAGGTCTTACCGAGGAGGAACAGTCAGGTTCATTGATAGTGTCTCCTCCTCATCCGCCAACTTTCAAAGAAATCGGGCTTAATGCCAGACAGCGAAATTACGTCAGGCGAAACAGAGACGGCAGTTTGAGTCCGAAGATGGACGTTACATCTGCTACTCCGCTTCCCGTTCAGCCTTGCTTGGAGTCTGTTGTCAACCCCACAACCAAGGACGAGGATCTCAGAACAGCTCTACCGATTCCTACGCCTCCTGCCAGTGTTGGTGTTATCGAAAAGA aagAGGACTTGGATCTACGAGTATTGACTGTTGGCACCAATAAAAGACAAAGTTCCGAACACTTGGAATCTTCGACGCTGAAAAAGTCAAAAGCTGAGAAGTTCGACGC GTTGTTCGGAAATGAGGATGTCGATCTTCGCACACTGACTCACCCAAGTGCAGGACGTCCCCCTACACCTCCACCGCCAATAATATCTGGTGAGGATGGCAAAGACGGTTGGGCTAAGTTGAAAGCACCGACTCCCAAAGGACCCAGGGAGAAGACGAGCAGCCTGGACGAAAAGCGGGACAGAGACCGCGACAGAGACAGACTTGGAAGGCCGAGGCTGTACAGCAAGTTACCGGACGATCCCAAGGAGAGGCGCAGGACACTTTCTAGTGACGAGACTGACACGAGATCGTCAAGGCGAAACAGAGACCCAGAGAAGCCGGAGAGGTCCGATGATAGCAACATCGAAATAATCATGAAGCAAGCCGCCGAACAGCTGAACCAAGGATTAATAACGAAAATCCAGTACAACAACCTGATACAAGATATACTGCAGATGAGCGAAGATCAGAAACTTAGAGCGGCTCTTCGAAAGGAGAAAGAGGGCACTTCTATTGTCTGGGAAAAAGGAGGACTCGATATGGACAGGACACCGACGTTTAGTCCATCCAGCGACAATGAAGGCGGCAGGTCAAACAAAGACTCGCAAATGTCTCGTGGTCAGAACAATAGCGCCAGATGGCAGGGACAGCAGGCCTGGCAATCTCCGAATTCTTGGGCCCACTCTGCGGTTCCATTTTCTGGGCCTCCAGGTCACTTCAACCCTGATTACAGACCTATTGGCCCTTGGCAAGGCCCGAGACACTACGGACCGATCAGACCGGAGTTTAACCAGTTCCATGGTGGCTTCAATCAGAACATGGCTCCCAGCCAGCGCATGCTTCCAGGAATGATGGGACCGTTGGGCCCCAATGGTCCAATGATGCCAAACTTGATTCCCAATGGGCCGATCGGTCCGATGGGTATTCCGAGCTCGCAGCTGCCACCTGGAATACCAATCTCCAACATGAACGGGCCGAGCTCCATAATGATGAGCAACGGTGTGATGCCTCCTCCGAACATGCTTTCGAATCCCAATGCAGTCCCGGGGCCAAATGTCAGTCCCAACATGCCACCCAGGAGTTTGTCACCAGTCAGCACGAAGTACGACCCCAATGAAAATGACCCCGACTTTGGAGGTGTGCTGCTCAAGAATCAGGGACCTCACAGCAGAGAATTGCCACCTCCAGATCCCAAGATACTTGCTGAAGTAGCCAAGGATACCATGAAGTCGATAAAGATTGACGGAGTACCGAAAGAGATAAGGTACTATGGAGATACTGGCGTTGTATTCATGAACTGGGATGACCCTAGGGAGATTGGCTTCCAAGCTGGAGTTAGGAGAATTTTGATCGACGAAAAAGATACCGTTACTTGTGCTTTCAACGAAGGCTACAAAGAGTTCATATACGAAGGAGAAGTTCACAG AGTGAAATTAGGCGCTCCGACAAGGGAATTGTGGTTTGACGATTGTTGGTACGAGTGTTATTTTGGTGGACCACCTATCACCGTCTTTCTTAGCGGTAAGAAGGTCAGCGTCAAGCTGGAAGGACCTGTACCTCAGGTGAAAATTGGATACATTAAGAGGACAGATCTAGTTATTGCCAAAATCAATCTGATCATCAACGCCAGAAACATGGTGCCAGTGTTCTTGGACGCCAAGCCACAAAT ATTTGAAATCGAAGGAAAACCCAACACCCTTGAATTCATCGACTCTCTACAAACTGTTCTGCTCAATGGGCGACCATTCAAAGTTGAGTTTGGTGGACTTCCCAAACCTATTGTTATTAGGGACAAGAAACACTTCATTAGGTTCTCGGTTCTGCCAAAAGGCGTTCGAGCTGGATATGTCAGGTTATTTGGAATGCGAGGCGAGAGCCCCATCGAATCTCCACCAACGCCACCTATTTTGGACAATAAAGCGAACTTGGATTCCCTTCCGATGCATCAAACATATCCTTCGGTTGAACATGAGTCTGCTTCACAAGATAGATCAGACCATAATTCCACACCGAAGCCtg ATTTGCAACTTGACATACTCTCCTCAGTATTACCCTCTGCAATGGCTCCATCTTCTGGTTTATCATACCAAGCAGAGCAGGCTGAAAATACATCGGCAGCCCCGCCACTTCCACCTACTCTCAACATGGACGAGTTGTTCCAAAGATTAGTGGCCACTGGTATAGTTCCGAATCTTCTCTCTGAGCAAAAAAAACCAGacgaagaggagaaaaaggagCCTGAAATCATTCCTGTATCATTTGACAAACCAGAAACGCTCAAAGT CAAGCAGCCGGCCATTGCTGCAGCGCTTTACAGTGGAATGCAGTGCAGCTCATGTGGGGCGCGGTTTGCTCCTGAACTGGCGACGAGGTATAGTCATCACTTGGACTGGCATTTCCGGCAAAATCGACGTGAAAGGGACTCCGCAAGAAAAGCGCATTCCCGACCATGGTATTATGACGTCAGTGACTGGATCCAGTATGAAGAAATTGAGGATTTGGAGGACCGAG CGCAAAGCTGGTTTGAGACTGAAAAACAAACTGCAGAAACCGAAGGCAGCACCACGGACGATGCGCCTCAGGAAACTGTCCAGCCAAGTGTGCCTACAGTCGGAAATGAGGATACACAGTGTCAGGTGTGCCATGATGCTTTCGAGCAATTTTATAACGAGGAAAAGGAGGAATGGCACTTGAGGCCAGCGATTAATTTCGAAGGGAAAAATTACCATCCGCTATGCCTTGAGGATCATAAG CGATCCTTAGAAGATTCCATCACTCCGATGGACGAATCAGTTACTGAGCCtgaggaagaaaagaaagaagaaccAGAGAATGCAGATACAGAGATGAAAGCAGAGGTTGAGGAATCTGCTGAGCAACCTGCTGCAGAAGCATCAAGCGAAAATCCTGAAATAGAGGAGaaagaggagaaggaggagaaggaggagaaggaggagaaggaggaaaagtTGAATGAGGAGAAACCTGCCCATGTCCCCGACGAAACGGGAAGTGAAAATGATAATCTGATGGTTAACAAAAATGAGGACAAAGAAGTTGAAGAACTCAGAGAGAAGGAAATACCCGACAAAATTGAATCGGCAGACTTCGCAGATGTTAAAATCAAAGAGGAACCCATTGACGAGGAAGAAATTATTGACGACGGAATGGAGGAGCAATTTATATTCACCAATGTCGAGGTGAAGACTGAACCTATTGATCCCGAGCCTG ATGTGGAGGAGTCTGTGGTAAATGAGCCAGCACCGGTCGACACAACACATACAGCGGTGAAAAGTTCGATAGATGGTAATGTTGAGCTGGAATCAGCCCCAGCAGCTCTGCCAGCAGCCCCGTcgcgtataaaaataaacataacaaAGCCGCTCACCGCCACAAAGGAAACAGACGAACTAAAAGACAAACCGAATAATCCCAAAACCCCAGACACAGTTGCACCTGAAATATTGAGGCCTGCGTCGATAAAGCCAAGTTTAcaaggtaaaaaattatctgttCTACCCCCAGTAGAAAAGGGTCATGAATTGTCTGGCCTCTGTTCCAtcatgtaa